The following proteins are co-located in the Synchiropus splendidus isolate RoL2022-P1 chromosome 14, RoL_Sspl_1.0, whole genome shotgun sequence genome:
- the lrrn3a gene encoding leucine-rich repeat neuronal protein 3 — protein sequence MRAKMKETAMVACLLAELSLVLASEGAPPCPASCRCEIRPWFSPSSVYSEAATVDCNDLGLSNLPYRLPSETQVLLLQTNNIVAVQKTLEDLANLTEIDLSQNNISLMRDVYLGSLPQLLSLHMEENWIEELSDSCLASLANLQEFYINHNLIYSISSKAFQGLSRLLRLHLNSNRLTRIDSRWFEPLTNLQILMLGENPIAKLSDMNFKPLLNLRSLVLSRINLTEIPDDALVGLENLESISFFDNLLSRVPRLVLRRVKNLKFLDLNKNPIERLQGGDFMDMMHLKELGINSMPELVSIDAFALNNLPELTKIEATNNPRLSYIHPRAFDKLPRLETLMLNSNALSALHQRTMESLPNLQEVSLHSNPIRCDCVIRWINMNRTAVRLMEPDSLFCMDPPEYNGQRVQLVHFREMTEICLPLISTSSLPSDVELQQGSSLSLHCRAFGVPEPEIYWVTPSGDRVSPGSVSEKYYLHPEGTFDIYDASTREAGTYTCIAHNIVGADLKSVTVVVDGYHYHDETLHVYTTSVQSHSVLVSWESSGRLVSQLHWSALDNNSVVSTPLMARLPADIREFHIKQLKSSTRYQVCVEVTGPVYSRDCINVTTMMEIIPMKQTLTMDGPEVAVCALLLIVAAVAFAVIYMSLYNRVFYTKMTAELEALSSFNTYVECAVSGIKVTATVIEVPEESI from the coding sequence ATGAGAGCCAAGATGAAGGAGACAGCCATGGTGGCTTGTTTACTTGCTGAGCTTTCCCTGGTTCTGGCCTCAGAGGGCGCTCCTCCCTGCCCCGCATCGTGTCGGTGTGAGATACGACCCTGGTTCTCCCCCAGCTCTGTTTACAGCGAGGCTGCCACTGTGGACTGTAATGACTTGGGCCTCTCAAACCTCCCGTACAGACTCCCTTCAGAAAcacaggttctgctgctgcagaccaACAATATTGTTGCAGTCCAGAAAACGTTGGAAGACTTGGCAAACCTGACGGAAATCGACTTGTCTCAGAATAACATTTCCTTGATGAGAGATGTTTATCTGGGGTctcttcctcagctgctgtCCCTCCACATGGAGGAGAACTGGATTGAGGAGCTCTCTGACAGCTGCCTCGCCTCCCTGGCTAACCTTCAGGAGTTCTACATTAACCATAACCTCATTTACTCCATCAGCTCCAAGGCCTTTCAAGGCCTGAGCCGGCTGCTGAGGCTCCATCTCAATTCCAATCGACTGACGCGCATCGACAGCCGATGGTTTGAGCCGCTTACCAACCTGCAGATATTAATGCTTGGAGAAAACCCTATTGCCAAGTTGTCAGACATGAACTTCAAACCGCTGCTCAACCTTCGGAGCCTCGTGCTTTCCAGAATCAACCTGACTGAGATCCCTGATGACGCACTGGTCGGACTGGAAAACCTGGAGAGCATATCCTTTTTTGACAACCTGCTCAGCAGAGTACCCAGGTTGGTCCTGAGAAGAGTCAAGAATCTCAAGTTTCTGGATCTGAATAAAAACCCCATAGAGAGGCTCCAGGGTGGAGACTTCATGGACATGATGCATCTGAAGGAGCTCGGTATCAACAGCATGCCTGAGCTTGTGTCAATAGATGCCTTTGCTTTGAATAATCTGCCAGAGTTGACAAAAATTGAGGCAACAAACAATCCGAGGCTGTCCTACATCCACCCTAGAGCCTTCGACAAGCTTCCCCGTCTGGAGACACTGATGCTGAACAGCAATGCCCTCAGCGCACTCCACCAAAGAACGATGGAGTCCTTGCCTAACCTGCAAGAGGTGAGCCTGCACAGCAACCCCATACGCTGTGACTGCGTCATTCGCTGGATCAACATGAACAGAACTGCCGTCCGCTTGATGGAGCCAGATTCTCTATTCTGCATGGATCCGCCAGAGTACAACGGCCAGCGCGTTCAACTGGTTCACTTCCGAGAGATGACCGAGATTTGCCTGCCTCTGATCTCAACTTCGAGCCTACCGAGTGATGTGGAGTTGCAACAGGGAAGCTCGCTGTCGCTTCACTGCCGAGCGTTTGGAGTGCCGGAGCCAGAGATCTACTGGGTGACACCTTCAGGCGACAGAGTCTCTCCCGGCAGCGTGTCTGAAAAGTATTACCTGCACCCAGAAGGAACCTTCGACATCTATGATGCATCGACACGAGAGGCTGGCACATACACCTGCATCGCCCACAATATTGTCGGTGCAGATCTCAAGTCGGTCACCGTGGTCGTGGATGGATACCATTATCATGACGAGACCTTGCATGTCTACACCACCTCTGTTCAGTCGCACTCTGTTTTAGTCTCATGGGAAAGCTCAGGGCGCCTAGTTTCCCAGCTCCATTGGTCAGCCTTGGACAACAACAGCGTTGTCTCAACGCCACTAATGGCACGGCTTCCTGCTGACATCAGAGAGTTCCACATAAAGCAGCTCAAATCGTCGACTCGATACCAGGTTTGCGTCGAGGTAACTGGTCCTGTTTATAGCAGGGACTGCATCAACGTCACCACAATGATGGAAATCATCCCCATGAAGCAAACACTCACCATGGATGGACCAGAGGTTGCTGTCTGTGCTCTGTTACTAATAGTGGCTGCTGTAGCTTTCGCAGTTATCTATATGTCCTTGTACAATCGAGTGTTTTACACAAAAATGACAGCTGAATTAGAGGCTTTGTCCTCCTTCAATACCTACGTGGAATGTGCTGTATCAGGGATAAAAGTCACGGCAACTGTAATCGAAGTACCAGAAGAGTCCATATAA